One window of Solwaraspora sp. WMMA2056 genomic DNA carries:
- a CDS encoding DUF1003 domain-containing protein gives MAEHRRTVRLDQPRDPGRLSLPRYDPEAFGQWAEAIARFMGTARFLVYMTVFVVGWIAWNTLAPADLRFDPYTFTFLTLMLSVQASYAAPLILLAQNRQADRDRVSLEEDRRRAAMQKADTEYLAREIASLRVAVGEVATRDFLRSELSRLAEELDEQAHRRHRLERRPLEGPQQVDGDRR, from the coding sequence ATGGCTGAGCACCGCCGGACCGTGCGTCTGGACCAGCCGCGTGATCCTGGCCGGCTGTCGCTGCCCCGCTACGACCCGGAGGCGTTCGGGCAGTGGGCGGAGGCGATCGCCCGGTTCATGGGCACCGCCCGGTTCCTGGTCTACATGACGGTCTTCGTCGTCGGCTGGATCGCCTGGAACACCCTCGCCCCGGCGGACCTGCGCTTCGACCCGTACACCTTCACGTTCCTGACCCTGATGTTGTCGGTCCAGGCCTCGTACGCCGCGCCGCTGATCCTGCTGGCGCAGAACCGGCAGGCCGACCGGGACCGGGTCTCGCTGGAGGAGGACCGGCGGCGCGCGGCGATGCAGAAGGCCGACACCGAGTACCTGGCCCGGGAGATCGCCTCGCTGCGGGTGGCGGTGGGCGAGGTGGCGACCCGTGACTTCCTGCGCTCGGAGCTGAGCCGGCTCGCGGAGGAACTCGACGAACAGGCACACCGCCGACACCGGCTGGAACGCCGGCCACTCGAGGGACCGCAGCAGGTCGACGGCGACCGGCGCTGA
- a CDS encoding P-loop NTPase encodes MSAPTSTVTDAVNAALTTVNDPEIRRPITELGMVRSVVVGADGLVRVELLLTVAGCPLKDKLRGDITEAVTRVSGVTGVEIEFGVMSPEQRKALQEQLRGGSAGAEPVIPFAQPGSRTRVYAVASGKGGVGKSSVTVNLAAALAARGLSVGVIDADIYGHSVPRMLGAQGKPTRVEEMIMPPQAHGVKVISIGMFTAGNAAVVWRGPMLHRALQQFLADVYWGELDVLLLDLPPGTGDVAISLAQLLPNAEILVVTTPQAAAAEVAERAGAIALQTHQRLVGVVENMSWLELPTGERMEIFGSGGGTTVAESLTRTVGAAVPLLGQIPLDTRVRETGDAGNPIVLADPTAAAAKALVGVADRLAVRRESLLGKPLGLRPAGR; translated from the coding sequence ATGTCCGCACCGACCAGCACCGTCACCGACGCCGTCAACGCCGCCCTGACCACGGTCAACGACCCGGAGATCCGCCGGCCGATCACCGAGCTGGGCATGGTGCGCTCCGTCGTGGTCGGCGCCGACGGCCTGGTACGGGTGGAGCTGCTGCTCACCGTCGCCGGCTGCCCGCTCAAGGACAAGTTGCGCGGCGACATCACCGAGGCGGTGACCCGGGTCTCCGGGGTCACCGGCGTCGAGATCGAGTTCGGGGTGATGAGCCCGGAGCAGCGCAAGGCGCTGCAGGAGCAGTTGCGCGGCGGCAGCGCGGGCGCCGAACCGGTGATCCCGTTCGCCCAGCCCGGCTCCCGGACCCGGGTGTACGCGGTGGCCAGCGGCAAGGGCGGGGTGGGCAAGTCCAGCGTGACGGTGAACCTGGCCGCCGCCCTGGCCGCCCGGGGGCTGTCGGTCGGGGTGATCGACGCCGACATCTACGGACACTCGGTGCCCCGGATGCTCGGTGCCCAGGGCAAGCCGACCCGGGTCGAGGAAATGATCATGCCGCCCCAGGCGCACGGCGTGAAGGTCATCTCGATCGGCATGTTCACCGCCGGCAACGCCGCCGTGGTCTGGCGCGGGCCGATGCTGCACCGGGCGTTGCAGCAGTTCCTCGCCGACGTCTACTGGGGCGAGCTGGACGTGCTGCTGCTGGACCTGCCGCCGGGCACCGGCGACGTGGCGATCTCCCTGGCCCAGCTGCTGCCCAACGCCGAGATCCTGGTGGTGACCACGCCGCAGGCGGCGGCCGCCGAGGTCGCCGAACGCGCGGGTGCCATCGCGTTGCAGACCCATCAGCGACTGGTCGGCGTGGTGGAGAACATGTCCTGGCTCGAGCTGCCCACCGGTGAGCGGATGGAGATCTTCGGCAGCGGCGGCGGCACCACCGTCGCCGAGTCGTTGACCCGGACGGTCGGCGCGGCGGTGCCGCTGCTGGGGCAGATTCCGCTGGACACCCGGGTCCGGGAGACCGGCGACGCGGGCAATCCGATCGTGCTGGCCGACCCGACGGCCGCCGCCGCCAAGGCCCTCGTCGGCGTCGCCGACCGGTTGGCGGTCCGACGCGAGTCGTTGCTCGGCAAGCCGCTGGGGCTACGCCCGGCCGGCCGCTGA
- a CDS encoding preprotein translocase subunit TatB codes for MFDNLNWWEIGLILMLALLIFGDRLPQVISDGLRMVRNLRNMARNATSDLSRELGTDIQLEDLHPKAFIRKHLISEEDEAALRKPLQGVYDDLRSDIGGVRDELRDVAAAADLKSTTAPARDAAVRSAPAATAPAAPAKPVDVDAT; via the coding sequence GTGTTCGACAACCTGAACTGGTGGGAGATCGGGCTCATCCTGATGCTCGCCCTGTTGATCTTCGGCGACCGGTTGCCGCAGGTGATCTCCGACGGTCTGCGGATGGTGCGCAATCTGCGCAACATGGCTCGCAACGCCACCTCGGACCTCAGCCGCGAGCTGGGCACCGACATCCAGCTGGAGGATCTGCACCCCAAGGCGTTCATCCGCAAGCATCTGATCAGCGAGGAGGACGAGGCGGCGCTGCGCAAGCCGTTGCAGGGCGTCTACGACGACCTGCGGTCCGACATCGGTGGGGTGCGTGACGAGTTGCGCGACGTCGCGGCGGCGGCCGACCTGAAGTCGACGACGGCGCCGGCGCGCGACGCGGCCGTGCGGTCCGCGCCGGCAGCTACCGCGCCCGCCGCGCCCGCTAAGCCGGTCGACGTCGACGCCACCTGA
- a CDS encoding trypsin-like peptidase domain-containing protein has translation MTDGGNWHRADGNPVPGHQPPVGGWPQTRPQLPSGSTASPWWSDALRDPWRDPYAPSAVVVEVPPVGAGTAGGPEVVSDPDATARRGLTPLVIVSVITALLAGSLGGALGFAFAVRGGAATGGTALGAGPGDPPGLAQRPADSFAGVAQRVLPSVVTVQVSGAAGQSVGSGFVATADGYVITNDHVVGVGAREAVVLFSDGSTAGASIVGQDPESDVAVIKVDRTGLTPVEFGDSDAIAVGDPVLAFGSPLALTNTVTSGIVSAIDRTIRAGEPGGQQRYYAAIQTDAAVNQGNSGGPLVDGAGRVIGVNSVIKSLAADEETAGNIGLAFAIPINHAQRITLDIINTGKARRTVFGANVTDAAGTPGAGVRLSDVVDGGPAAAAGLQAGDVVLRIDGRPLDQATDLIALVRKYPPGAVVAVDYRRGTESRSASVTLAADAK, from the coding sequence GTGACCGACGGCGGTAACTGGCACCGGGCCGACGGGAACCCGGTGCCGGGGCACCAGCCGCCGGTCGGTGGCTGGCCGCAGACGCGACCACAGCTGCCGTCCGGGTCGACGGCGTCGCCGTGGTGGTCGGACGCGTTGCGGGATCCGTGGCGTGACCCGTACGCCCCGTCGGCGGTGGTGGTCGAGGTGCCGCCGGTCGGCGCGGGCACCGCCGGTGGGCCGGAGGTGGTGTCCGACCCGGATGCGACCGCCCGGCGCGGGCTCACCCCGCTGGTGATCGTGTCGGTGATCACCGCGCTGCTCGCCGGCAGCCTCGGCGGGGCGCTCGGGTTCGCCTTCGCGGTTCGCGGTGGGGCCGCGACCGGCGGTACGGCGCTCGGTGCCGGCCCGGGGGATCCGCCCGGCCTGGCGCAACGTCCGGCCGACTCGTTCGCCGGTGTCGCGCAGCGGGTGCTGCCGAGCGTGGTCACCGTCCAGGTGAGCGGCGCCGCCGGGCAGAGCGTCGGTTCGGGGTTCGTGGCGACTGCGGACGGCTACGTGATCACCAACGACCACGTGGTGGGCGTCGGTGCCCGCGAGGCGGTGGTGCTGTTCAGCGACGGGTCGACGGCGGGCGCGTCGATCGTCGGGCAGGATCCGGAGTCCGACGTCGCGGTGATCAAGGTCGACCGGACCGGGTTGACCCCGGTCGAGTTCGGTGACTCCGACGCGATCGCCGTCGGTGACCCGGTGCTGGCCTTCGGCTCGCCGCTGGCGCTGACCAACACGGTCACCTCGGGCATCGTCAGCGCGATCGACCGGACGATCCGGGCGGGGGAGCCCGGCGGGCAGCAGCGCTACTACGCGGCCATCCAGACCGACGCGGCGGTGAACCAGGGCAATTCGGGCGGACCGTTGGTGGACGGGGCAGGCCGGGTGATCGGCGTCAACTCGGTCATCAAGTCGTTGGCCGCCGACGAGGAGACCGCCGGCAACATCGGTCTCGCCTTCGCCATCCCGATCAACCACGCTCAGCGGATCACCCTGGACATCATCAACACCGGGAAAGCGCGGCGGACCGTGTTCGGCGCCAACGTCACCGACGCGGCCGGCACGCCGGGGGCCGGCGTACGGCTGAGCGACGTCGTCGACGGCGGCCCGGCGGCTGCGGCCGGCCTACAGGCCGGCGACGTGGTGCTGCGCATCGACGGCCGCCCGCTGGACCAGGCGACCGATCTGATCGCCCTGGTGCGCAAGTATCCGCCGGGCGCGGTGGTCGCGGTCGACTACCGACGCGGTACGGAGAGCCGGTCGGCGTCGGTGACTCTGGCCGCCGACGCCAAGTAA
- a CDS encoding O-methyltransferase, with protein MLRTARSLAEEVGLRAVSADTGAALRLLAAAGNARAVVEIGTGTGVSGVWLLRGMRADGVLTTIDVENEHQRMARRIFLEAGFAASRTRIITGRARDVLPRLADAAYDMVVVDGDSAEYGAVVDAALRLLRPGGILAVNGVLADGRIGDPTARDAETVTIRELVKAVREADEWVPALLPAGDGLLAAVRR; from the coding sequence GTGCTGCGTACCGCCCGCAGCCTGGCCGAGGAGGTCGGACTGCGGGCGGTGAGCGCGGACACCGGCGCCGCCCTGCGGCTGCTCGCCGCCGCCGGCAACGCCCGCGCGGTCGTCGAGATCGGCACCGGCACCGGAGTCAGCGGCGTCTGGCTGCTGCGGGGCATGCGCGCAGACGGCGTACTCACCACGATCGACGTGGAGAACGAACACCAGCGGATGGCCCGCCGGATCTTTCTGGAGGCCGGGTTCGCCGCCTCGCGTACCCGGATCATCACCGGTCGGGCGCGCGACGTACTGCCCCGGTTGGCGGACGCGGCGTACGACATGGTGGTCGTCGACGGCGACAGCGCCGAGTACGGCGCGGTCGTGGACGCGGCGCTGCGGCTGCTGCGCCCCGGCGGCATCCTGGCGGTCAACGGCGTGTTGGCCGACGGCCGGATCGGCGACCCGACCGCCCGCGACGCCGAGACGGTCACCATCCGCGAGCTGGTCAAGGCCGTCCGCGAGGCCGACGAGTGGGTGCCGGCGCTGCTGCCGGCCGGCGACGGGCTGCTGGCTGCGGTCCGGCGCTGA
- a CDS encoding leucyl aminopeptidase family protein gives MVASAAALAARTGHTGDPGEIEVLHRPRLAPYRVVLVGVGAGDEAGWRTAGAAIGGMIRHEQAVEVPSDSAWLVAVGPDPTTAPGSETVPDAVRGFAEGCWLAGYRFAVPPPGDGAAIASARPQPDPGPAGTPQILLAAESTPAVGQALHTARVTAAATLLARDLTNMPSSVKNPAWFVDQVLAAAATRPGLTVTVRGPRELAAEGFGALLAVGAGSASTPRLVEIDWAPPAARRHVVLVGKGITFDTGGVSIKPVDGMKLMRKDMGGAAAVVATALAVADLALPVRLTVLAPLAENMVSGSALRPGDVVRHYDGRTSETTNSDAEGRLVLADAIGYAVSRYEPDHLVDLATLTGANAVALGRRTAALYSDDDALAGQLLAASAAAGENAWRMPLPGDYVEYLGSEIADLFSAPDRGAGSVVAALYLREFTGALRDRWAHYDMSAPSWSDDEHAELTRGATGWGVRTLVRWLAAVDPPA, from the coding sequence CTGGTCGCGTCCGCCGCCGCGCTGGCGGCCCGGACCGGCCACACCGGCGACCCCGGTGAGATCGAGGTACTGCACCGGCCACGGCTCGCCCCGTACCGGGTGGTGCTGGTCGGGGTCGGTGCCGGCGACGAGGCCGGCTGGCGGACGGCGGGTGCCGCCATCGGCGGGATGATCCGCCACGAGCAGGCCGTCGAGGTGCCGTCCGACAGTGCCTGGCTGGTCGCCGTCGGGCCCGATCCGACCACGGCACCAGGGTCCGAGACCGTTCCGGACGCGGTCCGGGGTTTCGCCGAGGGATGCTGGCTGGCCGGCTACCGGTTCGCCGTCCCGCCGCCGGGCGACGGCGCGGCGATCGCGTCGGCCCGGCCGCAGCCCGACCCCGGTCCGGCCGGTACGCCGCAGATCCTGCTCGCCGCCGAGTCGACCCCGGCGGTGGGGCAAGCGCTGCACACGGCCCGGGTCACCGCCGCCGCGACCCTGCTGGCCCGCGACCTGACCAACATGCCGTCCTCGGTCAAGAACCCGGCCTGGTTCGTCGACCAGGTGCTCGCCGCCGCGGCGACCCGGCCGGGGCTCACCGTCACCGTGCGCGGCCCGCGGGAGCTCGCCGCCGAGGGATTCGGCGCACTGCTCGCGGTCGGCGCCGGCTCCGCGTCCACGCCACGGCTGGTGGAGATCGACTGGGCACCGCCGGCGGCCCGCCGGCACGTGGTCCTGGTCGGCAAGGGCATCACCTTCGACACCGGTGGTGTCTCGATCAAACCTGTCGACGGCATGAAGCTGATGCGCAAGGACATGGGTGGTGCCGCCGCCGTGGTGGCCACCGCGCTCGCCGTCGCCGACCTGGCGCTGCCGGTACGCCTGACCGTGCTGGCCCCGCTCGCGGAGAACATGGTCAGCGGGAGCGCGTTGCGCCCCGGCGACGTGGTGCGCCACTACGACGGGCGGACCAGCGAGACCACCAACTCCGACGCGGAGGGGCGGCTGGTGCTGGCCGACGCGATCGGTTACGCGGTCAGCCGGTACGAACCGGACCACCTTGTCGATCTGGCCACGTTGACCGGCGCGAACGCCGTCGCGCTCGGCCGCCGGACGGCGGCCCTGTACAGCGACGACGACGCGCTTGCCGGACAGTTGCTCGCCGCCTCGGCGGCCGCCGGTGAGAACGCCTGGCGGATGCCGCTGCCCGGCGACTACGTCGAGTACCTGGGCAGTGAGATCGCGGACCTGTTCAGCGCGCCGGACCGGGGGGCCGGCTCGGTGGTGGCCGCCCTCTACCTGCGCGAGTTCACCGGTGCGCTGCGGGACCGCTGGGCGCACTACGACATGTCCGCGCCGTCCTGGTCCGACGACGAACATGCCGAGCTGACCCGGGGAGCGACGGGCTGGGGCGTACGGACGCTGGTGCGCTGGCTGGCCGCCGTCGACCCGCCCGCATGA
- a CDS encoding DUF3117 domain-containing protein gives MAAMKPRTGDGPLEVTKEGRGIVMRVPLEGGGRLVVEMTPDEANALGDALKAAAG, from the coding sequence ATGGCGGCGATGAAGCCGCGGACGGGCGACGGTCCGCTGGAGGTCACCAAGGAGGGCCGGGGCATCGTCATGCGGGTTCCGCTGGAGGGCGGGGGCCGACTCGTCGTCGAGATGACGCCCGACGAGGCCAACGCGCTCGGTGACGCGCTGAAGGCCGCCGCAGGCTGA
- a CDS encoding PaaX family transcriptional regulator C-terminal domain-containing protein → MQARSALFDLFGDHLRPRGGRAPVAALVRLLAPLGIAPPAVRTAVSRMVRQGWLHPSRMAAGPGYLLTPKAARRLDEAAARIYRTGRIGWDGKFDLLVLDAPSARRERQRLCANLSYLGYGMLDEHTWVATRTASEVDGLLAEAGVRFERFTAAHTGGTAGAAALVRRAWNLAEIGQAYERFVAEQRPLLARVTVRSSDEEAYAARFRLVHAWRGFLFQDPQLPPALLPERWPGTSAATFFDRHAARLRPAADRYVDTCLDINHR, encoded by the coding sequence ATGCAGGCACGGTCGGCGCTCTTCGACCTGTTCGGTGACCACCTCCGCCCACGGGGCGGTCGGGCACCCGTCGCTGCCCTGGTCAGACTGCTCGCCCCGCTCGGCATCGCGCCGCCGGCGGTGCGGACCGCAGTGTCCCGGATGGTGCGCCAGGGCTGGCTGCACCCGTCGCGAATGGCCGCCGGGCCAGGCTATCTGCTGACGCCCAAGGCCGCCCGGCGATTGGACGAAGCCGCCGCCCGGATCTACCGCACCGGTCGGATCGGCTGGGACGGCAAGTTCGACCTGCTGGTGCTGGACGCCCCGAGCGCCCGCCGGGAGCGGCAACGGCTCTGCGCCAACCTGAGCTACCTCGGGTACGGGATGCTCGACGAACACACCTGGGTGGCGACCCGGACCGCCAGCGAGGTGGACGGTCTGCTGGCCGAAGCCGGCGTCCGGTTCGAGCGGTTCACCGCCGCGCACACCGGCGGCACCGCCGGCGCCGCCGCGCTGGTCCGCCGGGCCTGGAACCTGGCCGAGATCGGGCAGGCGTACGAACGGTTCGTCGCCGAGCAACGCCCGCTGCTCGCCCGGGTGACGGTCCGCAGCAGCGACGAGGAGGCCTACGCCGCCCGCTTCCGGCTGGTGCACGCCTGGCGGGGATTCCTGTTCCAGGATCCGCAGCTGCCGCCGGCGCTGCTTCCGGAACGGTGGCCCGGCACCAGCGCCGCCACCTTCTTCGACCGGCACGCCGCCCGGTTGCGACCCGCCGCCGACCGCTACGTCGACACCTGCCTGGACATCAACCACCGCTGA
- a CDS encoding enoyl-CoA hydratase-related protein: MTDPLLVDRTDAVVTLTLHRPESLNSLDVALKEALREVLAECDSDPGCRAVVLTGAGRAFCVGQDLREHVATLESGDRDPLDTVREHYNPIAARLAGLSKPVVAAVRGAAAGAGASLAMLADLRIGGPGTSFLMAFANVGLAGDTGASWTLPRLVGFPKAVELMLLAQPVPAAEAHRIGLLHRLVDDDEQVLPAAQELAARLAAGPTVAYGAIKRQLSVGASGTLADALAAEEHAQSLCGGTADHRHATAAFVAKQRPVFDGR; this comes from the coding sequence GTGACCGACCCACTGCTCGTCGACCGCACCGACGCGGTCGTGACACTGACCCTGCACCGCCCGGAGTCGCTCAACTCACTCGACGTCGCGCTCAAGGAGGCGCTGCGCGAGGTCCTGGCCGAGTGCGACAGCGACCCCGGTTGCCGGGCCGTCGTCCTCACCGGTGCCGGCCGTGCCTTCTGCGTCGGCCAGGACCTGCGGGAACACGTCGCGACGCTGGAGTCGGGCGACCGCGATCCGCTGGACACCGTACGGGAGCACTACAACCCGATCGCCGCCCGGCTGGCCGGGCTGTCCAAGCCGGTCGTGGCCGCCGTGCGGGGCGCGGCGGCCGGCGCCGGTGCCTCGCTCGCGATGCTCGCCGACCTGCGCATCGGCGGCCCGGGGACCAGCTTCCTGATGGCGTTCGCCAACGTCGGCCTGGCCGGCGACACCGGGGCGTCCTGGACCCTGCCCCGACTGGTCGGCTTCCCGAAGGCCGTCGAGCTGATGCTGCTGGCCCAGCCGGTGCCGGCCGCCGAGGCGCACCGGATCGGGCTGCTGCACCGGCTCGTCGACGACGACGAGCAGGTGCTGCCGGCCGCCCAGGAACTGGCCGCGCGGCTGGCGGCCGGGCCGACCGTCGCGTACGGGGCGATCAAACGCCAACTGTCGGTCGGTGCCTCCGGCACGCTCGCCGACGCGCTGGCCGCCGAGGAACATGCCCAGTCACTGTGCGGCGGCACCGCCGACCACCGGCACGCCACCGCGGCGTTCGTCGCCAAGCAGCGGCCGGTCTTCGACGGCCGCTGA
- a CDS encoding DNA-3-methyladenine glycosylase I has translation MGLSAGADGLARCAWGADPQEYRRYHDQEWGRPVRGDDALFERLTLEAFQSGLSWLTILRKREAFRAAFDGFRIAKVAGYGPADVTRLLADAGIVRNRAKIEAAVANARAALDLPAGLADLLWSYAPPPRAGRPASAADVPARTPESTALARALKRHGFRFVGPTTAYALMQATGMVDDHVDGCHVPPPLPVR, from the coding sequence ATCGGGCTGAGTGCCGGCGCGGACGGCCTGGCCCGCTGCGCGTGGGGTGCCGACCCGCAGGAGTACCGCCGCTACCACGACCAGGAGTGGGGGCGCCCGGTACGCGGCGACGACGCGCTGTTCGAGCGGCTCACCCTGGAGGCTTTCCAGTCCGGGCTGTCCTGGCTGACGATCCTGCGTAAGCGGGAGGCGTTCCGCGCCGCGTTCGACGGCTTCCGGATCGCGAAGGTCGCCGGGTACGGTCCCGCCGACGTGACGCGCCTGCTCGCCGACGCCGGTATCGTCCGCAACCGGGCCAAGATCGAAGCGGCGGTGGCCAACGCGCGGGCCGCCCTGGATCTGCCGGCCGGCCTGGCGGACCTGCTCTGGTCGTACGCACCGCCGCCACGCGCCGGTCGGCCGGCGTCGGCGGCCGACGTACCGGCCCGGACCCCGGAGTCGACGGCGCTGGCCAGGGCGCTGAAGCGGCACGGTTTCCGGTTCGTCGGTCCGACCACCGCGTACGCCCTCATGCAGGCGACCGGAATGGTGGACGACCACGTCGACGGCTGCCACGTGCCACCACCGTTGCCGGTGCGCTGA
- a CDS encoding SRPBCC family protein: MSTSGEAEAATPGSGEVTATVIVRAPAARVFAAFTAWERQSDWIPFTEVTVASGDGGEGSLIVAVTAVGPVSLRDEMRVVRVDPPYEVRVVHCGALLRGPGVLRCTQMDHDRTQVVWHEWFHLPGGVAGRLAWPLLWPGSKVSLTQALKKFGRLVEAGALP; the protein is encoded by the coding sequence GTGAGCACGTCCGGCGAGGCCGAGGCCGCGACTCCCGGCTCCGGCGAGGTCACCGCGACCGTCATCGTCCGGGCCCCCGCCGCGCGGGTGTTCGCCGCCTTCACCGCCTGGGAGCGCCAGTCCGACTGGATTCCGTTCACCGAGGTGACGGTGGCCTCCGGCGACGGCGGCGAGGGCAGCCTGATCGTGGCGGTCACCGCGGTCGGTCCGGTGTCGCTGCGCGACGAGATGCGGGTGGTCCGGGTGGATCCGCCGTACGAGGTCCGGGTGGTGCACTGCGGCGCGCTGCTGCGCGGCCCAGGAGTGCTGCGCTGCACGCAGATGGACCACGACCGGACCCAGGTCGTCTGGCACGAGTGGTTCCACCTGCCCGGCGGTGTCGCCGGCCGGCTGGCCTGGCCACTGCTGTGGCCCGGCTCGAAGGTCAGTCTCACCCAGGCGTTGAAGAAGTTCGGCCGGCTGGTCGAGGCGGGGGCGCTGCCGTGA
- a CDS encoding DivIVA domain-containing protein: MDQFFLVLVAALTVAGVVFGVTVLVTGNDPGLTPVEPDGRAVPLPGTRPLLEQDITRVRFDTAVRGYRMAQVDQALRRAAYDIGYKDELIEVLQAEVAALREGRTEDAEVLRRARDAALVAAAEPATADIDLATAPPGSGSGDAAAPERDNDAAAAEQAGVTVPAGPADGTGSTAARPGDGAAR, translated from the coding sequence ATGGATCAGTTTTTCCTCGTCCTGGTCGCCGCGCTGACCGTCGCCGGGGTCGTCTTCGGAGTCACCGTCCTGGTCACCGGCAACGATCCCGGCCTGACGCCGGTGGAGCCGGACGGGCGGGCGGTGCCGCTGCCCGGCACCCGGCCACTGCTGGAGCAGGACATCACCCGGGTCCGGTTCGACACGGCGGTACGGGGCTACCGGATGGCGCAGGTCGACCAGGCGCTGCGCCGGGCCGCGTACGACATCGGCTACAAGGACGAGCTGATCGAGGTGCTCCAGGCGGAGGTGGCGGCGTTGCGCGAGGGGCGGACCGAGGACGCCGAGGTGCTGCGCCGGGCCCGCGACGCGGCGCTGGTGGCGGCAGCCGAGCCGGCCACGGCCGACATCGACCTCGCGACGGCCCCGCCCGGGTCCGGCAGCGGCGACGCGGCGGCGCCGGAGCGGGACAACGACGCGGCTGCGGCGGAGCAGGCCGGCGTCACGGTGCCGGCCGGCCCGGCCGACGGCACCGGGTCGACCGCCGCGCGGCCCGGCGACGGTGCGGCCAGGTGA
- the folP gene encoding dihydropteroate synthase encodes MADPLRLGRRVFAASDLAVMAIVNRTPDSFFDRGATFAADAALRAVEQAVADGADIVDIGGVKAGPGTAVDVTEEIDRTVGTIAAVRAAFPDLVISIDTWRAEVAREAVAAGADLLNDTWAGADPQLAEVAAATGAGLLCSHTGGTTPRTRPHRAAFDDVVADVVATVTGLAERAVALGVRPDGILIDPAHDFGKNTRHSLEVTRRLDELVATGWPVLVALSNKDFIGETLDVPVDQRLTGTLATTAVSAWLGARVFRAHQVAATRQVLDMVASIRGDRPPAVSRRALA; translated from the coding sequence ATGGCGGACCCGCTACGGCTGGGTCGGCGGGTCTTCGCCGCCAGCGACCTGGCGGTGATGGCGATCGTGAACCGTACGCCCGATTCGTTCTTCGACCGGGGCGCGACCTTCGCGGCCGACGCCGCGTTGCGCGCCGTCGAACAGGCCGTCGCCGACGGCGCGGACATCGTCGACATCGGCGGGGTGAAGGCCGGACCGGGTACGGCGGTCGACGTCACCGAGGAGATCGACCGTACGGTCGGCACCATCGCGGCGGTCCGGGCCGCCTTCCCCGACCTGGTCATCTCGATCGACACCTGGCGGGCCGAGGTCGCCCGGGAGGCGGTCGCCGCCGGCGCGGACCTGCTCAACGACACCTGGGCCGGCGCGGATCCGCAGCTCGCCGAGGTCGCTGCGGCGACCGGGGCCGGGCTGCTCTGCTCACACACCGGTGGGACCACGCCTCGTACCCGGCCGCACCGCGCGGCGTTCGACGACGTCGTGGCCGACGTGGTCGCCACGGTGACCGGGCTCGCCGAGCGGGCGGTGGCGCTGGGGGTACGCCCGGACGGGATCCTGATCGATCCCGCGCACGACTTCGGCAAGAACACCCGGCACTCGCTGGAGGTGACCCGCCGTCTCGACGAGCTGGTCGCCACCGGCTGGCCGGTCCTGGTCGCCCTGTCGAACAAGGATTTCATCGGCGAGACCCTCGACGTACCGGTCGACCAGCGGCTGACCGGCACCCTGGCCACGACGGCGGTCTCCGCCTGGCTGGGCGCCCGGGTGTTCCGCGCGCACCAGGTGGCCGCGACCCGACAGGTCCTGGACATGGTCGCGTCGATCCGTGGCGACCGGCCACCGGCGGTGTCCCGCCGCGCGCTGGCCTGA
- the ndhC gene encoding NADH-quinone oxidoreductase subunit A, with product MQGYLGSYATLGLLLLVSVAFFVVAYGANRLLRPARPADPVGKRASYECGLDPVGGDWAQAQIRYYVYAFLYVLFAVEAVFLFPWAVIFDRPGFGLVTVAEMGIFVAVLALGILYAWRRNVLRWT from the coding sequence ATGCAGGGCTACCTCGGCTCGTACGCGACGTTGGGGTTGCTGTTGCTGGTGAGCGTGGCGTTCTTCGTCGTGGCGTACGGTGCCAACCGGCTGCTGCGCCCGGCCCGGCCGGCCGATCCGGTCGGTAAACGCGCCAGCTACGAGTGCGGCCTCGACCCCGTGGGCGGCGACTGGGCGCAGGCCCAGATCCGCTACTACGTGTACGCCTTCCTCTACGTGCTGTTCGCGGTGGAGGCAGTGTTCCTCTTCCCCTGGGCGGTGATCTTCGACCGGCCCGGGTTCGGCCTGGTCACCGTCGCCGAGATGGGGATCTTCGTCGCGGTGCTGGCGCTGGGCATCCTCTACGCCTGGCGCCGCAACGTGCTCCGCTGGACCTGA